Proteins from a single region of Streptomyces glaucescens:
- a CDS encoding SCO0930 family lipoprotein — MKTSWRSASLAAGAVVVLALTTACGQDGGGTQPASQNVGATAAAGGYGGTGIGNGGTGIGNGAGAGAGAQATDQQGAAAAAAPAGKLGVSANAELGRVLTDADGRTLYRFDEDTAEPPKSNCEGECATAWPPVPADDASAGAGIDKNLLGEVTRADGTKQLTVGGWPAYRYAKDVAPGETKGQGVGGTWYALAPDGKKATLADLPGLSTRKDPELGEIVVDKNGMTVYRFMKDEAWPKPVSACTGACLENWPAVAPVEANDTKGVQKKGLMSFTRPDGTKQQTVNCWPIYTFSGDTAPGDTNGQGVGGTWFAVAPDGKPIGAPEKE; from the coding sequence ATGAAGACCTCCTGGCGGAGCGCCTCACTCGCGGCGGGTGCCGTGGTCGTGCTGGCGTTGACGACGGCGTGCGGCCAGGACGGCGGCGGGACCCAGCCGGCCAGTCAGAACGTCGGCGCGACGGCCGCGGCCGGCGGCTACGGCGGCACCGGCATCGGCAACGGCGGGACCGGCATCGGCAACGGCGCGGGGGCGGGTGCCGGTGCGCAGGCCACGGACCAGCAGGGCGCCGCGGCTGCCGCCGCCCCGGCCGGCAAGCTGGGCGTCTCCGCGAACGCGGAACTCGGCCGGGTCCTGACCGACGCCGACGGCCGCACCCTCTACCGGTTCGACGAGGACACCGCCGAACCCCCCAAGTCCAACTGCGAGGGCGAGTGCGCCACCGCCTGGCCCCCCGTCCCCGCGGACGACGCCTCGGCCGGCGCGGGCATCGACAAGAACCTGCTCGGCGAGGTCACCCGCGCCGACGGCACCAAACAGCTGACCGTCGGCGGCTGGCCGGCGTACCGCTACGCCAAGGACGTGGCTCCCGGCGAGACCAAGGGCCAGGGCGTCGGCGGCACATGGTACGCCCTCGCACCCGACGGCAAGAAGGCCACGCTCGCCGATCTGCCCGGACTGTCCACCCGCAAGGACCCCGAGCTCGGCGAGATCGTCGTCGACAAGAACGGCATGACGGTCTACCGCTTCATGAAGGACGAGGCCTGGCCGAAGCCGGTCTCCGCCTGCACCGGCGCCTGCCTGGAGAACTGGCCCGCCGTCGCGCCGGTCGAGGCGAACGACACCAAGGGGGTGCAGAAGAAGGGGCTGATGAGCTTCACCCGCCCGGACGGGACCAAGCAGCAGACCGTCAACTGCTGGCCCATCTACACCTTCAGCGGCGACACCGCCCCCGGCGACACCAACGGGCAGGGCGTGGGCGGCACCTGGTTCGCCGTGGCGCCCGACGGCAAGCCGATCGGTGCGCCGGAGAAGGAGTGA
- a CDS encoding CapA family protein, whose protein sequence is MIVRIARRRQVALALTALLAAGAACQAQHQQQSGGTGRPAPSAAGPRGFTLVASGDVLPHTSVIDRARFDAGGQGYDFRPMLSAVRPVVARADLALCHMETVYGANGDYSGHPPFKSPSEIAQGLADTGYDGCSTASSHTLDDGAEGIRRTLDALDRAGVRHAGSARAEVEARTVTLLQAGAARVAHLAYTYGTGGRPLPDGQPWAVNLIDEGRILAEARAAREAGADVVVLSLHWGTEWQDEPDPQQLALAERLTASASRGRPDIDLILGTHAHVPQAYEKINGIWVVYGMGAQVAGQMYDHAGVPDPRGNQSTVARFTFAPPARPGGRWEVARAEFVPQLFDIDAGRVVDLNRALAQGADVRGVRDRIRDVVLSRGAAEDGLLMAE, encoded by the coding sequence ATGATCGTACGCATCGCACGCAGACGGCAGGTCGCCCTGGCCCTGACGGCCCTGCTCGCCGCCGGCGCCGCCTGCCAGGCGCAGCACCAGCAGCAGTCCGGGGGGACGGGCCGTCCCGCGCCCTCCGCCGCCGGCCCTCGCGGATTCACCCTCGTCGCCTCCGGTGACGTGCTGCCGCACACCTCGGTGATCGACCGCGCGCGCTTCGACGCGGGCGGCCAGGGGTACGACTTCCGGCCGATGCTCTCCGCCGTCCGCCCCGTCGTCGCCCGCGCGGACCTGGCGCTGTGCCACATGGAGACGGTGTACGGCGCGAACGGCGACTACAGCGGCCACCCGCCCTTCAAGTCGCCGTCCGAGATCGCCCAGGGCCTCGCCGACACCGGCTACGACGGCTGCTCCACCGCCTCCAGCCACACCCTGGACGACGGCGCGGAGGGCATCCGCCGCACCCTGGACGCCCTCGACCGGGCGGGCGTACGGCATGCCGGATCGGCGCGCGCCGAGGTGGAGGCGCGCACCGTGACCCTGCTCCAGGCCGGCGCCGCGCGGGTGGCCCACCTCGCCTACACCTACGGCACCGGCGGCCGCCCGCTCCCCGATGGCCAGCCCTGGGCGGTGAACCTGATCGACGAGGGCCGCATCCTCGCCGAGGCGCGGGCCGCCCGGGAGGCGGGCGCGGACGTGGTGGTGCTCTCCCTGCACTGGGGCACCGAATGGCAGGACGAGCCGGACCCGCAGCAGCTGGCGCTGGCCGAACGGCTCACCGCGTCCGCCTCGCGGGGCCGCCCCGACATCGACCTGATCCTCGGCACGCACGCCCACGTCCCGCAGGCCTACGAGAAGATCAACGGCATCTGGGTGGTCTACGGCATGGGCGCCCAGGTCGCCGGCCAGATGTACGACCACGCGGGCGTCCCCGACCCGCGCGGCAACCAGTCCACCGTCGCCCGTTTCACCTTCGCCCCGCCCGCCAGGCCCGGCGGGCGCTGGGAGGTGGCCCGGGCGGAGTTCGTCCCCCAGCTCTTCGACATCGACGCCGGCCGGGTGGTCGACCTGAACCGCGCCCTCGCCCAGGGCGCCGACGTGCGCGGGGTGCGCGACCGCATCCGCGACGTGGTGCTCAGCCGGGGCGCGGCCGAGGACGGGCTGCTGATGGCGGAGTAG
- a CDS encoding DUF4239 domain-containing protein has product MPEWLVLTLAMVAACVVVVAITLVRHRAAREDEDPSETPDVIEYMTMWIGVIYAIVLGLAIAGVWEARGAAEDHVRTEAQALHEISERVRVYPPEVRERIREDVNTYVGHVVTTEWKAMADQGTVTERGDELMRRIRVDLTDYEPRDDFEAQAYQPLIDQISVADQARNARADSTEPTMPGVVWFGLITGAVITIGMILALQIRRTPRELILAVLFSALIAFMLFLIWDFDAPYSRGITATAEPFLDLFPDAGR; this is encoded by the coding sequence TTGCCGGAATGGCTTGTTCTCACCCTCGCGATGGTGGCCGCCTGCGTGGTGGTGGTCGCCATCACCCTCGTACGCCATCGCGCCGCGCGCGAAGACGAGGATCCCAGCGAGACGCCGGACGTCATCGAGTACATGACGATGTGGATCGGTGTGATCTACGCCATCGTCCTGGGCCTGGCCATCGCGGGCGTCTGGGAGGCGCGCGGCGCCGCGGAGGACCACGTGCGCACCGAGGCCCAGGCCCTGCACGAGATCTCGGAGCGGGTACGGGTCTATCCGCCCGAGGTCCGCGAGCGGATCCGGGAGGATGTCAACACCTACGTCGGACACGTCGTCACCACCGAGTGGAAGGCGATGGCCGACCAGGGCACGGTGACCGAGCGCGGCGACGAGCTGATGCGGCGCATCCGCGTGGACCTCACCGACTACGAGCCGCGCGACGATTTCGAGGCGCAGGCCTACCAGCCGCTCATCGACCAGATCAGCGTCGCCGACCAGGCGCGCAACGCCCGCGCGGACTCGACCGAGCCGACCATGCCGGGCGTGGTGTGGTTCGGCCTGATCACCGGGGCCGTGATCACCATCGGAATGATCCTCGCCCTGCAGATCCGGCGCACTCCCCGGGAACTGATCCTCGCCGTGCTGTTCTCCGCGCTGATCGCCTTCATGCTGTTCCTCATCTGGGACTTCGACGCGCCCTACAGCCGGGGCATCACGGCGACGGCGGAACCGTTCCTCGACCTGTTCCCGGACGCCGGACGCTGA
- a CDS encoding SAM-dependent methyltransferase, producing the protein MERPAWAPRSIDITVPSVSRIYDFYLGGSHNFEVDREAARRAMEFVPGLPKIMQANRAFMRRAVRHAVDQGITQFLDIGSGIPTFGNVHEVAQAASPGARVVYVDHDPVAVAHSQAVLDGNPHADVAAADLLKPQDILTSPQVERLLDLDRPVALLLVAILHFVEDADDPYGAVAQLGRALAPGSLLVLTHASYEGIPLPAERAGGAVDVYKDIRNPLIMRSRDEIARFFEGYDMVEPGLVPMPHWRPDTAPEDEDPYAFSGFAGVGRTA; encoded by the coding sequence ATGGAGCGTCCCGCCTGGGCCCCACGGAGCATCGACATCACGGTGCCGAGCGTTTCGCGCATCTACGACTTCTACCTGGGCGGTTCGCACAACTTCGAGGTGGACCGGGAAGCGGCCCGCCGGGCCATGGAGTTCGTGCCGGGACTCCCCAAGATCATGCAGGCGAACCGGGCCTTCATGCGCCGCGCGGTCCGCCACGCCGTGGACCAGGGCATCACCCAGTTCCTGGACATCGGCTCGGGCATACCGACCTTCGGCAACGTCCACGAGGTCGCCCAGGCGGCCAGCCCCGGCGCCCGCGTCGTCTACGTCGACCACGATCCGGTGGCCGTCGCCCACAGCCAGGCGGTCCTCGACGGCAACCCGCACGCGGACGTGGCCGCCGCGGACCTGCTCAAGCCGCAGGACATCCTGACCAGCCCCCAGGTCGAGCGGCTGCTCGACCTCGACCGCCCGGTGGCCCTGCTCCTCGTTGCGATACTGCACTTCGTGGAGGACGCGGACGACCCGTACGGCGCGGTGGCGCAACTGGGCCGAGCACTGGCGCCCGGCAGCCTGCTGGTCCTGACGCATGCCTCGTACGAGGGAATTCCCCTGCCGGCGGAGCGGGCGGGGGGTGCGGTGGACGTATACAAGGACATTCGCAACCCGCTGATCATGCGCTCGCGCGACGAGATCGCGCGGTTCTTCGAGGGGTACGACATGGTGGAACCCGGACTGGTGCCGATGCCGCACTGGCGGCCGGACACCGCACCGGAGGACGAGGACCCGTACGCGTTCTCCGGTTTCGCGGGCGTGGGGCGTACGGCGTGA
- a CDS encoding polysaccharide deacetylase family protein, producing MKKDQLTSRRRALLAGAAALGAAGAAAGLFGLGAGEEAVRAPAPAAPGPPARRPLRPSAYRLQPLTGYGPPRAVPGRPPVRRRPLLSVSGIGRTMVLTFDDGPDPRYTPDILDTLRAYDVRAMFFVCGEMAAAHPHLLVRMADEGHVVGNHTWSHPLLTRLTGARIRTEMERTCDVIEDTYGERPRWFRAPYGAWNRAAFRIGAELGMEPLAWTVDTLDWTEPGTRTIVDRVADGAAPGVVVLSHDAGGDRSQSVRALRSYLPELLDAGYRITVPSRLQV from the coding sequence ATGAAGAAGGATCAGTTGACCAGCCGGCGCCGGGCCCTGCTCGCCGGTGCCGCCGCGCTGGGCGCGGCCGGCGCCGCCGCCGGGCTGTTCGGCCTCGGCGCGGGCGAGGAGGCGGTCCGCGCCCCCGCCCCCGCCGCCCCCGGCCCCCCGGCACGGCGTCCGCTCAGGCCGTCGGCCTACCGCCTCCAGCCCCTGACCGGCTACGGACCGCCCCGGGCCGTGCCCGGCCGCCCCCCGGTCCGGCGCAGGCCGCTGCTCAGCGTGTCCGGCATCGGCCGCACCATGGTGCTCACCTTCGACGACGGACCCGACCCCCGCTACACCCCGGACATCCTGGACACCCTGCGCGCCTACGACGTGCGCGCGATGTTCTTCGTCTGCGGGGAGATGGCCGCGGCCCACCCGCACCTGCTCGTGCGGATGGCCGACGAGGGCCACGTCGTCGGCAACCACACCTGGTCCCACCCGCTGCTCACCCGGCTCACCGGCGCCCGGATCCGCACCGAGATGGAGCGCACCTGCGACGTCATCGAGGACACCTACGGGGAGCGGCCCCGCTGGTTCCGCGCACCCTACGGCGCCTGGAACCGGGCGGCCTTCCGCATCGGCGCCGAACTCGGCATGGAACCCCTCGCCTGGACCGTCGACACCCTGGACTGGACGGAACCCGGCACCCGCACGATCGTCGACCGGGTGGCCGACGGGGCCGCCCCCGGGGTGGTGGTGCTCTCCCACGACGCCGGCGGCGACCGTTCGCAGAGCGTGCGGGCGCTGCGCTCCTATCTGCCGGAGCTGCTGGACGCGGGCTACCGCATCACCGTGCCCAGCCGCCTCCAGGTCTGA
- a CDS encoding alpha/beta fold hydrolase: MNVAADLRSFPSADGDLAYLDTGSGDLVVLIHSGFTDHRFWDDQIPALAAHHRVIAPDVRGHGWSANASRPFTWAGDLAALLRHVDAGPAVLVGVSMGGAIVTDTLLEHPDLVRAAVVSGSATADWQYTDPWHQEIQAEYARTLGAGDIEGWLDAFVRVVPGEHRGADEIDPAIPRRLREMARHTISKHTPGEKDWLVHSTDSWSRVPGIRVPVLTVNGALEPADLLAAAERLAAAAPGGRSVTIEGAGHYLNLEKPREYNAVLLDFLSSL, translated from the coding sequence ATGAATGTTGCTGCGGACCTCCGCTCCTTCCCCTCTGCCGACGGTGACCTCGCCTATCTCGACACCGGCTCAGGGGACCTCGTGGTCCTGATCCACTCCGGGTTCACCGACCACCGGTTCTGGGACGACCAGATCCCCGCCCTCGCCGCCCATCACCGGGTGATCGCCCCCGACGTCCGCGGCCACGGCTGGTCGGCCAACGCCTCCCGGCCGTTCACCTGGGCCGGCGACCTCGCCGCCCTGCTGCGCCACGTCGACGCCGGGCCCGCGGTCCTGGTCGGGGTGTCGATGGGCGGGGCGATCGTCACCGACACCCTGCTGGAGCACCCGGACCTCGTGCGGGCGGCCGTCGTCAGCGGCTCCGCGACCGCCGACTGGCAGTACACGGACCCCTGGCACCAGGAGATCCAGGCCGAATACGCCCGCACCCTGGGCGCGGGAGACATCGAGGGCTGGCTCGACGCCTTCGTCCGCGTCGTTCCCGGTGAGCACCGCGGCGCCGACGAGATCGACCCGGCCATCCCGCGTCGGCTGCGCGAGATGGCCCGGCACACGATCTCCAAGCACACCCCCGGCGAGAAGGACTGGCTCGTCCACTCGACCGACAGCTGGTCCCGCGTGCCCGGCATCCGCGTCCCGGTGCTCACCGTCAACGGCGCCCTGGAGCCCGCCGACCTGCTCGCCGCGGCGGAGCGGCTCGCCGCCGCGGCACCCGGCGGCCGCTCCGTCACCATCGAGGGCGCGGGCCACTACCTCAACCTGGAGAAGCCGCGGGAGTACAACGCCGTCCTGCTGGACTTCCTCAGCTCCCTGTAG
- a CDS encoding amino acid permease — MAGLRAGEGVLRRKPIEHIEETEVGEGTRLDRSLGLGQLTAIGVGGIIGAGIFTLAGTVANGTAGPAVLVSFLIAGVASAAAALSYAEFAGLIPKAGSAYTYGYAVLGELAGWFIGWDLLLEYTAIVAVVAIGISGYFSFLVNEMGADLPAWMLGAPGTGEGHRIDLFAALLCLLIAYLLTLGIRNAARFETVVVVLKVLVVLLVIGVGVFHIDTSNYNPFFPYGVSGAFTGAATVFFAVFGYDAMSTAAEESKDAQRHMPKAIIYSLVISMVLYVAACLVLTGMQHYSEIDKESGFSTAFKSVGLTGLADVIAVGAIIGILTVMFTFMLGVTRVWFAMSRDGLLPPWFAKTHPTRHVPTRVTWIVGVASAAIAGFLPIGEAAELTNIGILLAFVVVCVAVIVLRYRQPELPRTFRTPWMPFVPAVGVVFSIWLITFLQWQTWVRFAVWFAVGLVLYFTYSYRHSKLAAPTGS; from the coding sequence ATGGCCGGGCTCCGGGCGGGCGAAGGGGTTCTCCGCCGCAAACCCATCGAACACATCGAGGAGACGGAGGTCGGCGAGGGCACCCGCCTCGACCGCTCCCTGGGACTGGGGCAGCTGACCGCGATCGGGGTCGGCGGCATCATCGGCGCGGGCATCTTCACGCTCGCGGGCACGGTCGCCAACGGCACGGCGGGGCCGGCGGTGCTGGTCTCGTTCCTGATCGCCGGTGTGGCAAGCGCCGCGGCGGCGCTGTCGTACGCCGAGTTCGCGGGGCTGATCCCGAAGGCGGGCTCCGCCTACACGTACGGCTACGCGGTGCTGGGCGAGCTGGCGGGCTGGTTCATCGGCTGGGACCTGCTGCTGGAGTACACGGCGATCGTGGCGGTGGTCGCGATCGGCATCTCCGGCTACTTCAGCTTCCTGGTGAACGAGATGGGCGCCGATCTGCCCGCCTGGATGCTGGGGGCGCCGGGCACCGGCGAAGGGCACCGGATCGACCTGTTCGCGGCGCTGCTGTGTCTGCTGATCGCCTACCTGTTGACGCTCGGCATCCGGAACGCGGCCCGTTTCGAGACGGTGGTCGTGGTGCTGAAGGTGCTGGTGGTGCTGCTGGTCATCGGCGTCGGGGTGTTCCACATCGACACGTCGAACTACAACCCGTTCTTCCCCTACGGGGTGAGCGGTGCCTTCACCGGTGCCGCGACCGTGTTCTTCGCGGTGTTCGGCTACGACGCGATGTCGACGGCGGCCGAGGAGTCGAAGGACGCCCAGCGGCACATGCCAAAGGCGATCATCTACTCGCTGGTCATCTCGATGGTGCTGTACGTGGCGGCCTGCCTGGTGCTGACCGGGATGCAGCACTACAGCGAGATCGACAAGGAGAGCGGGTTCTCCACCGCCTTCAAGTCGGTGGGGCTGACCGGGCTCGCGGACGTGATCGCGGTGGGCGCGATCATCGGCATCCTCACCGTGATGTTCACGTTCATGCTCGGGGTCACCCGGGTCTGGTTCGCCATGTCCCGGGACGGGCTGCTGCCGCCGTGGTTCGCCAAGACGCACCCGACCCGGCACGTGCCGACCCGGGTGACCTGGATCGTCGGGGTGGCGTCGGCCGCCATCGCCGGGTTCCTGCCGATCGGCGAGGCGGCCGAGCTGACCAACATCGGCATCCTGCTGGCCTTCGTGGTGGTGTGCGTGGCGGTGATCGTGCTGCGCTACCGGCAGCCGGAGCTGCCCCGCACCTTCCGGACGCCGTGGATGCCGTTCGTGCCGGCCGTGGGCGTGGTGTTCTCGATCTGGCTGATCACGTTCCTGCAGTGGCAGACCTGGGTGCGGTTCGCCGTGTGGTTCGCGGTCGGGCTGGTGCTCTACTTCACCTACTCGTACCGGCACTCCAAGCTGGCGGCTCCTACAGGGAGCTGA
- a CDS encoding universal stress protein codes for MTEQHSYRFERGTDGPKVVLVGVDGSDSSLRAAAYASGLARRQRALLAVVYVQPVQAAGAALGAPVAVTTDEIAEDLVAQIREAAERVKGIFEVRWEFHTFHGDPFYGLVKAADELKADAVVVGASEQAGHRIVGSVAVRLVKAGRWPVTVVP; via the coding sequence GTGACGGAACAGCACTCGTACCGGTTCGAACGGGGCACGGACGGGCCGAAGGTCGTCCTGGTGGGCGTGGACGGCTCGGACTCCTCGCTGCGGGCGGCGGCCTACGCGAGCGGGCTGGCCCGGCGGCAGCGCGCGCTGCTCGCGGTGGTGTACGTGCAGCCGGTGCAGGCGGCGGGCGCGGCGCTCGGGGCGCCGGTCGCCGTCACCACCGACGAGATCGCCGAGGACCTGGTGGCGCAGATCCGTGAGGCGGCCGAGCGGGTCAAGGGGATCTTCGAGGTGCGGTGGGAGTTCCACACCTTCCACGGCGACCCCTTCTACGGGCTGGTGAAGGCGGCGGACGAGCTGAAGGCCGACGCGGTGGTCGTCGGCGCTTCCGAGCAGGCGGGCCACCGGATCGTGGGCTCGGTCGCGGTGCGGCTGGTCAAGGCGGGGCGCTGGCCGGTGACGGTGGTGCCGTAG
- a CDS encoding putative bifunctional diguanylate cyclase/phosphodiesterase: MSAEPDGPEDRLRRFATIWSRAVFPVTLTSLTRPEFEERLLPLARRLSRALRARTFDAAEGRAVGAALVAAHCTDPEALSRTLDCVDAYLVLYCGEGGDQEGLRARSARLQHAMAAGFAQALRARTLTEQEAIAQAALRAQGVVAQALHASEARFRAVFEGAAIGIGIADLDGNVLEVNGALLRMFGGGEHTVRGRNVRDWTHAEDSPHVWRLYEELVRGEREHYHVEKAFYRPDGTVLWTNLTVSLLRDADGNPQYQLALMEDTTERRLLNLRLRYEATHDALTGLPNRTLFFERLEKVLNAGPGHRFGLCYLDLDGFKTINDSLGHAAGDRLLVEVADRLQSCATAPGEMVARLGGDEFVALTTGPDTRREVDELASRIMNALVAPISIDGRELTVRGSIGIVEGPAGERSAAEVLRSADITMYRAKSAGGNRSELADAEADARAITRHGLTTALPTALDRGEFFIEYQPLVHLGDGSVRGAEALVRWLHPQHGVLGPDRFIPLAEHTGLIVPLGRWVLEQSVRQAKEWRERHAGTATAPLRINVNLSPCQLSHPGLVQDTVEILETAGVDPDALCLEVTESALIGADDDLLKPLRRLAEMGVDIALDDFGTGYSNLANLRRLPVSVLKLDRSFTQSMQQFPADPVDLKIVDGIVSLAHSLDLAVTVEGVETGAQAEQLRILGCDTAQGWYYARPGPPERLHELAMADASG; this comes from the coding sequence GTGAGCGCGGAGCCGGACGGGCCGGAGGACAGACTGCGCCGGTTCGCGACGATCTGGAGCCGGGCGGTCTTCCCGGTGACCCTGACCTCCCTGACCCGCCCGGAGTTCGAGGAGCGGCTGCTGCCGCTCGCCCGGCGGCTCAGCCGGGCGCTGCGGGCCAGGACCTTCGACGCGGCCGAGGGCCGGGCCGTCGGCGCCGCGCTCGTCGCCGCCCACTGCACCGACCCCGAAGCGCTCAGCCGCACGCTGGACTGCGTGGACGCCTACCTGGTGCTCTACTGCGGCGAGGGCGGCGACCAGGAGGGCCTGCGGGCGCGTTCGGCGCGGCTCCAGCACGCCATGGCCGCCGGGTTCGCCCAGGCGCTGCGGGCCCGCACCCTCACGGAGCAGGAGGCCATCGCCCAGGCCGCGCTGCGCGCCCAGGGCGTGGTCGCCCAGGCACTGCACGCCAGCGAGGCCCGGTTCCGCGCGGTGTTCGAGGGCGCGGCGATAGGGATCGGCATCGCCGACCTGGACGGCAACGTACTGGAGGTCAACGGCGCCCTGCTGCGGATGTTCGGCGGCGGCGAGCACACCGTGCGCGGCCGCAACGTCCGCGACTGGACGCACGCCGAGGACTCGCCCCACGTGTGGCGGCTCTACGAGGAGCTGGTGCGCGGCGAACGCGAGCACTACCACGTCGAGAAGGCCTTCTACCGGCCCGACGGCACCGTCCTGTGGACCAACCTCACGGTCTCCCTGCTGCGTGACGCCGACGGCAACCCGCAGTACCAGCTCGCGCTGATGGAGGACACCACCGAGCGCCGCCTGCTCAACCTCCGGCTGCGCTACGAGGCCACCCACGACGCGCTCACCGGCCTGCCCAACCGCACCCTGTTCTTCGAGCGCCTGGAGAAGGTGCTGAACGCGGGCCCCGGCCACCGGTTCGGGCTGTGCTACCTGGACCTGGACGGCTTCAAGACGATCAACGACAGTCTCGGCCACGCGGCCGGCGACCGGCTGCTCGTCGAGGTCGCCGACCGCCTCCAGTCCTGCGCGACGGCGCCCGGCGAGATGGTCGCCCGGCTCGGCGGCGACGAGTTCGTGGCGCTGACCACCGGCCCCGACACCCGGCGCGAGGTCGACGAGCTGGCCTCCCGGATCATGAACGCGCTGGTCGCCCCCATCAGCATCGACGGCCGGGAGCTGACCGTGCGCGGCAGCATCGGCATCGTCGAGGGCCCGGCGGGGGAGCGCAGCGCGGCGGAGGTGCTGCGCAGCGCCGACATCACCATGTACCGGGCGAAGTCGGCGGGCGGCAACCGTTCCGAGCTGGCCGACGCCGAGGCCGACGCCCGCGCCATCACCCGGCACGGGCTCACCACCGCGCTGCCGACCGCCCTCGACCGCGGCGAGTTCTTCATCGAGTACCAGCCGCTGGTCCACCTCGGCGACGGCAGCGTCCGGGGCGCCGAGGCGCTGGTGCGGTGGCTGCACCCGCAGCACGGCGTGCTCGGCCCGGACCGGTTCATCCCGCTCGCCGAGCACACCGGCCTGATCGTGCCGCTGGGCCGCTGGGTGCTGGAGCAGTCGGTGCGGCAGGCCAAGGAGTGGCGCGAACGCCACGCCGGCACGGCCACCGCGCCACTGCGCATCAACGTCAACCTCTCGCCCTGCCAGCTCAGCCACCCCGGGCTGGTCCAGGACACGGTGGAGATCCTGGAGACGGCGGGTGTCGATCCCGACGCGCTGTGCCTGGAGGTCACCGAGTCCGCCCTGATCGGCGCCGACGACGACCTGCTGAAGCCGCTGCGCAGGCTGGCCGAGATGGGCGTGGACATCGCCCTGGACGACTTCGGCACCGGATACTCCAACCTCGCCAACCTCCGCCGGCTCCCGGTGAGCGTCCTGAAGCTGGACCGCTCCTTCACCCAGAGCATGCAGCAGTTCCCCGCCGACCCCGTCGACCTCAAGATCGTCGACGGGATCGTCTCCCTCGCCCACAGCCTGGACCTCGCGGTCACCGTCGAGGGCGTGGAGACCGGCGCCCAGGCCGAACAGCTGCGAATCCTGGGCTGCGACACGGCGCAGGGCTGGTACTACGCCCGTCCCGGTCCGCCCGAGCGCCTCCACGAACTGGCGATGGCGGACGCGTCGGGCTGA
- a CDS encoding class F sortase: MSASELSAELAEAEERRKKRAPWGVIALVLLTGLALIRNGSGEFDVGPPQPASAAAADSAVVRDTFGQAVQPLPYAVPDRVRIPAIQVDAPVIPVGLDAEGWVDAPPPEDPNLAGWFTGAVSPGEKGTAVVVGHVDNKQGPAVFYGLGALKQGHHVEIGRGDGKTAVFEIYGIEVFDKNNFPGDRVYASKGAPELRVITCGGGFSQQNGYNGNVVAFARLVEVR; the protein is encoded by the coding sequence ATGTCTGCGTCCGAGCTGTCCGCCGAGCTGGCCGAAGCGGAGGAGCGGCGGAAGAAGCGCGCCCCGTGGGGCGTGATAGCGCTTGTTCTGCTGACGGGTCTCGCGCTCATCCGGAACGGTTCGGGGGAGTTCGACGTGGGCCCGCCCCAGCCCGCGTCGGCGGCGGCCGCGGACAGCGCCGTCGTGCGCGACACGTTCGGACAGGCCGTGCAGCCGCTGCCGTACGCCGTGCCGGACCGGGTGCGGATCCCGGCCATCCAGGTCGACGCGCCCGTGATCCCGGTCGGCCTGGACGCGGAGGGCTGGGTGGACGCCCCGCCACCGGAGGACCCGAACCTGGCGGGCTGGTTCACCGGCGCCGTGTCGCCCGGCGAGAAGGGCACGGCCGTCGTCGTCGGCCATGTCGACAACAAGCAGGGACCCGCCGTCTTCTACGGTCTCGGCGCGCTGAAGCAGGGACATCACGTCGAGATCGGCCGCGGGGACGGGAAGACCGCCGTGTTCGAGATCTACGGCATCGAGGTCTTCGACAAGAACAACTTCCCCGGGGACCGCGTGTACGCCTCCAAGGGCGCCCCGGAACTGCGGGTCATCACCTGCGGAGGCGGTTTCTCGCAGCAGAACGGCTACAACGGCAACGTGGTCGCGTTCGCCCGCCTGGTCGAGGTCCGCTGA
- a CDS encoding MarR family winged helix-turn-helix transcriptional regulator, producing the protein MSDTGKPLPPDELGHRLTEVFDLVGPLYRRVQRAVEQGEAVEGLSVGVRAVLDLLRRHGPLTVPQMGRAQAISRQFVQRMVNEATARGLVESIPNPAHQRSSLIRLTDEGRSAITAVLAREHTVMREVGGGLTEAEVTACLRVLGEMLKVFDHVDVN; encoded by the coding sequence GTGAGTGACACCGGCAAGCCCCTCCCGCCCGATGAACTCGGCCACCGCCTCACCGAGGTCTTCGACCTGGTCGGCCCGCTGTACCGGCGGGTGCAGCGGGCGGTCGAACAGGGCGAGGCCGTCGAGGGCCTGTCCGTCGGCGTGCGGGCCGTACTGGACCTGCTGCGCAGGCACGGGCCCCTGACCGTCCCCCAGATGGGCCGCGCCCAGGCCATCAGCCGGCAGTTCGTGCAGCGCATGGTCAACGAGGCGACGGCCCGCGGCCTGGTCGAGAGCATCCCCAACCCCGCCCACCAGCGGTCCTCGCTGATCCGGCTCACGGACGAGGGCAGGTCGGCGATCACCGCTGTCCTCGCCCGGGAGCACACGGTGATGCGCGAGGTGGGCGGCGGGCTGACCGAGGCGGAGGTGACGGCCTGCCTGCGGGTGCTCGGCGAGATGCTGAAGGTGTTCGACCACGTGGACGTGAACTGA